Part of the Psychrobium sp. MM17-31 genome is shown below.
GTATAAGAACTCGAAAGTACCTGCACCGCGGTAATCGATGTCGATACAAGCTTTGGCACAACGCTCACCGATGAAACGACGAATTTCTTCGGTAATACCTGGTGCTGGAGCTTCTTCAACAACTTTTTGGTGGCGACGTTGCATAGAACAATCACGCTCACCTAAGTGGATAGCATGGCCTTGGCCGTCAGCTAATACTTGGATTTCGATATGGCGAGGGTTCTCTAAGAACTTCTCCATGTATAAATCACCGTTGTTGAAACAAGCAATCGCTTCTGCACGCGTTAGCTTAATTGTTTCAACTAATTCTTCTTCGCTGCGAACAACACGCATACCACGACCACCGCCGCCGCCAGAAGCTTTAACGATAACTGGGTAACCAATGCGCTTAGCAATTTTGATGTTTGTCGCATCATCATCGCCTAATACGCCGTCACTACCTGGTACTGTAGGTACGCCAGCTTTACGCATTGCTTCGATAGCAGATACTTTGTCACCCATTAGGCGAATTGTGTCAGCTTTAGGACCGATGAAAGTAAAACCAGATTGTTCGATTTGCTCTGCAAAGTCAGCATTTTCCGCTAGGAAACCGTAACCCGGGTGAATAGCTACTGCACCCGTGATTTCAGCCGCGCTAATAATCGCAGGAATATTTAGGTAACTTTGTGTCGCTGGCGCTGGGCCGATACACAGGCTTTCGTCTGCTAGCAACACGTGTTTTAAGTCGCGATCTGCCGTTGAATGAATTGCTACGGTTTTGATGCCCATCTCTTTACAGGCACGTAATACGCGTAAGGCAATTTCACCACGGTTGGCGATAACTACTTTATCTAACATAAGTAAGTGGCCTTTATTCGATGATTACAAGAGTTTGGTCAAACTCAACTGGTTGTGCATCGTCGATTTCGATTGCAACAACAGTACCCGCTTTATCAGCTTCAATTTGGTTCATCATTTTCATGGCTTCAACGATACATAAAGTGTCGCCAACATTAACTTTGCTGCCTACTTCAACAAATGGTTTAGCATCTGGTGAAGAAGCGCGGTAGAAAGTACCAACCATTGGAGATTTTACGTGGTGACCAGAAACTACAGCTGGAGCCGCTTCAGCTGGGGCCGCCGCAGGTGCTGCAGCTGGAGCAGGAGCCGCAACTGGTGCAGCAACAGGAGCTGCTACTGCAACTGGAGCTGTAGCAACAACGCCAGAAGTACGGTTGATGCGTACAGATTCTTCACCTTCAGAAATTTCTAATTCGGTAATGCCTGATTCTTCAACAAGCTCGATTAGTTTTTTGATTTTACGAATATCCATAACTGTTCTCTATGTAATTTTTAAGACTTAAGAAGACGCCAGCGATTTCGCTGCCGCTTGTAATGCGTATTCATAGCCACTTGCACCTAGCCCACAAATTACGCCAACGGCTACGTCGGAGAAATATGAGTGATGGCGAAATGCTTCGCGTTTATGAACGTTTGACAAATGAACTTCAATAAAAGGAATATCCACTGCTAATATTGCGTCGCGCAATGCCACACTGGTGTGGGTAAAGGCGGCTGGATTGATGATAATAAAATCAGCATTGGTTTGGTGAATAGCATCGATTAGTTCGTGTTCTGCGTTAGATTGAATGTGATCTAACGTGATGCCTAATTCGCTAGCTTGATTTGTTAGTAGTTCGACGATTTCTGGCAGTGTATTCGCACCGTAATGACCAGGTTCACGTCGACCTAACATATTCAAGTTGGGACCATTAACCAATAAAATCTGTTTATTTTCGCTCATCTTGCAGTGATCCTCTTAGTAAATCTTTAAACTTGCACAGTTTTGGAAAAGTTTCGTAAAAATCTAGTTTAGCTAGCTTGTCCAAGGCGCACAAGTCGCAAAGATTACCTTATCGCGACATAGTATATACAAATCGCCGATTTTGGCAGCATTTTACTGGTCTTATCACCCACAGAGCGAGGGCGTTAATAATGATGTTTTGGGAAGGTGGCAGTGAATTTTGCGCCTAATAAGTCGGAATCGCTGATCTCAATAGTACCTTTATAGCCTTTAACGATATCAACCACTACTGCCATGCCAATACCTTGGCCGTGTTCTTGAGTATCGAGGCGTGCGCCGCGGCGAGTGATTTCTTCGCGTTGTGATTCGTCGATGCCAACGCCGTTATCTTCGACAATAAAGCTAATGGATTCGTTATTGTCTTCAACGGTGACTCGCACTTCACCCGCGCCGTATTTGTAGGCGTTATCCATGAAGTTACCCAGCATTTCTAATAAGTCACCTTGGTCACCTTGGAAAACGCTTGCTTGCGGAATACGAATATCGCACATCACCGCTTTGGCTTTATAGACTTTATCCAGCGCGCTTTTTATTTGTTTGGCTTGCTCAAGAATATTGACCTTGGTGATGCTAGTCACTTGCTGACTAACCACTGCACGTTGTAGCTGATAGCGAACGATTTGATCCATGCGGCTACTCTGTTCTTTGACGATATCGCGCAGTTCATCGGTTGGTTCACTAGCTGCATTGCTGATCACTGCTAGCGGCGTTTTTAGTGAGTGAGCGAGATCGCCAAGACGTTGGTGATAGCGTTCACGCTGTTGGCGCTCACTATCAATAAGGCGGTTGAGATTACCTGTTAAGCGACTTAACTCTTGGGGGTAATTGCCGCTAAGTGACTGGGCATCGCCGTTCTCAATTTCTTTTAGGTGATGTGCTAAGTCGTGCAGTGGACGCAAGCCGCGACTGAGTAATAAATGTTGTGTTGCTAGTAGCAATAGCGCAACAACGGTGAGCCATAACCATAAACTTTCACGGTAGCTGATTATAGATTGACGATAGCTGTGATTGTCTTGCATCACCACAAATGTGTATTGATAATCTTTACCCTGACTTTCTTCAATAGTGCCGTAGGTTGCAACAAAAAGCTCTGTGTTGGGATTGGTATCGTCGACGCCGAACGTTTGCTTACCCGGCAGCGTTGGTCTTGCGGTACGAGGCGAAATCAAGACTGCCGAACGAGAGCGCCACAACTCTTTGCCTGCTCTATCTAACACATAACCATATAAACCTGAGCTGGCCTCATTAAACTGTGGATCAGATTGGTAGTTTGGAATGACTAGATTACGGCCTTGCTGCTCGGCGCTAGAAATGAGGCTGAGGATTTGTAGCTGCATTTTTTCTTGTGCCGCGGTTTTGGCGGCGTTAGAAAATGCTGAATCTAAAATGGCGCCTGTAATACTAAAAAAGACCAGCATTAAAAAGCTGGCCATTATTAGAATTCGGGTGCGAAGCGAGTAGTTTTTCACTTTATTAAAATGCTAACCGTTGGCAATCGCTGGGTTGATGCGATAGCCGCGGCCGCGTAGCGTCTCGATTGGCAAGATTTTGTTCTCTGGATCGATCTTTAAACGCAAACGACGCACGAAAACCTCGATAACATTTGAATCGCGATCGTAATCTTGATCGTAAATGTGTTCGGTTAAAACAGATTTTGAAATGACTTGGTGTGGATGGGTGAGTAAATACTCCATCACCTTATACTCATAGGCTGTTAGTTCAACTTCACTGCCGTCAACGGCAATTGATTGCGCATTCAAATCTAGTGTTAATGGGCCAAAACTTTGAGTGGCACTTGCCATACCCACGCTGCGGCGTAGTAGTGCTTTAACGCGAGCTAACAGCTCATCCATTTCGAACGGCTTTGTTAGGTAATCATCAGCACCTGAATCTAAACCGATAACTTTTTCCTGCCATTGATCACGGGCGGTTAAAATTAAAATAGGGAAGTTTTTGTTGTCTTTACGCAGGCGTTTAATCACTTCGATACCGTCGATTTTTGGTAAACCTAAATCGATAATAGCTAGATCGTAAGGATATTCTGTACCTTGATAAAGGCCTTCTTCACCATCGCTAGCGCAATCGACAGCGTAGCCTTGTTTGATGAGAATAGCGGCGAGTTGTTCTTGTAAAATTGGTTCGTCTTCAATTACTAAAATGCGCATGATAATCCTTGTAAAGCGATGATTTAATTTAATTACGGCTGACGTTCTGAGATTTTGCCGCTTTTCTTGTTTACATAAACCGTTTTTAAGCGCCCACTATCGAGTAAGATTTTAATCTTAAAAGCTTTGGTACCACGGCTTGAAATAGACTCTATTTTAAGCAGCTTCTTCGCTTTGTATTTGCTTTGAACTAGCTGAGAAGCCTTGCGTTCACTGATATCAAACGCATAGCTTTGAGCGCTTAGTGCGATGCCAATGAATAATACTGCAAGTTTTAAAGTCTTTAAGGTCATGGTTTTCTCAAATGTTGATGCGAGTTTAGTAACTAAATCACGTAATAGGATTCAATCTTATCACGAACTTTTGTTATCTTTAATCACACTTTTGTTTCTTTAATGACAAAATCTGTCGGCGCTTAAAGAAGTTAGTAGAGAGTTTAGAGGTGGTTAAATTAATCGATGCTTAATTGGTTTATAAGGTCTGCTTTTGCAGACCTGTGGGCGCGTTATTCGCTTTGCCACGAATATGAGATTGCAAATCCATTGGAATTTGAACCTGGATTTGGGTCAATCCAGTTATTGTTAGATTGATGGAAATTGCCATAACCAAATCTCAGTTTTTGTTTGGCATTGATATGATATTCAATCCCAATGTGCGAAGAGTGATTGAAAGTAAATTTTGTTCCGTCAAACGGAAATCTTTTATCGCTGTAAAAAAGTCCAGTTGTATATTCTGCATAGAGACTCGCTTTACCAAAATGATAAGGGTACCACCGCAAAACAGCTAATGCGCCGCCACCTATGCCTTCACGGTTGCCTGATGCTGCAGTTTGGTAATCTTTCCAATATTGACTGTTTAGCTCGATGCCTGCACTAAACCAAGATGACAGCTTCTTTTCGATTCCAAAGTTATTGAGATAAATACGTTTACCGCTTCCTTGGCTAAATCCTGAGCGAAAGTTGTAGAAAGTAATGTCTTGCTCATCCTCAAATACATACTCAGACAAATAGTAGGAAAGAGCTGCAGCAGATGCTACGCCGATAAATACATCTTGATTCGTTAGACTAAGAAAACTGGTTGATTTAAGTCCTGGAAAATTGGGCCAATCATCGACTGTCTCATAACCATTGTTGATACTTGTCGCAGAGGACGAGTGCGTCATCAAATACAGCACAGCAAAGCAGACTATTTTAATAAATAATTTCATAAATTTAGTTCAATTTTAGTTCGGTGGCTTATCTTAGATTGCGCCTTCGCAAAGGTTGAGTATTTTCGTGTTGTTAATGGTTATTCTAAGTAATTTTGTGTGATAGTTCGTAATCAAAGGTTATTTAGGCTAAATTCTCTTCTTATTGCGCTAAATCACTCGCCAAAATGCATCTCGCGATTTACCATAGCCACAGTATTCGTCAAAATAAGTAAATTCCTATGTCATTACCTCCATGCCCACAATGTAATTCTGAATATGTTTATGAAGATCAGCCGCTATTGATTTGTCCTGAATGTGCTCATGAATGGAATCCTAATGAAGTTGTTGAAGATCCTGATGCTATCGTTTTAAAAGATGCAGTAGGTAATCTGCTAG
Proteins encoded:
- the accC gene encoding acetyl-CoA carboxylase biotin carboxylase subunit; this translates as MLDKVVIANRGEIALRVLRACKEMGIKTVAIHSTADRDLKHVLLADESLCIGPAPATQSYLNIPAIISAAEITGAVAIHPGYGFLAENADFAEQIEQSGFTFIGPKADTIRLMGDKVSAIEAMRKAGVPTVPGSDGVLGDDDATNIKIAKRIGYPVIVKASGGGGGRGMRVVRSEEELVETIKLTRAEAIACFNNGDLYMEKFLENPRHIEIQVLADGQGHAIHLGERDCSMQRRHQKVVEEAPAPGITEEIRRFIGERCAKACIDIDYRGAGTFEFLYENGEFYFIEMNTRIQVEHCVTEMVTGVDLIKEQLRVAAGQPLSITQDEVQIRGHAIECRINAEDPVTFIPSPGEIKRFHAPGGLGIRWDSHIYAGYKVPPHYDSMIGKLITYGENRGIAIARMRNALSEMIVEGIKTSTALQESIMEDENFQNGGTNIHYLEKKLDM
- the accB gene encoding acetyl-CoA carboxylase biotin carboxyl carrier protein; its protein translation is MDIRKIKKLIELVEESGITELEISEGEESVRINRTSGVVATAPVAVAAPVAAPVAAPAPAAAPAAAPAEAAPAVVSGHHVKSPMVGTFYRASSPDAKPFVEVGSKVNVGDTLCIVEAMKMMNQIEADKAGTVVAIEIDDAQPVEFDQTLVIIE
- the aroQ gene encoding type II 3-dehydroquinate dehydratase, coding for MSENKQILLVNGPNLNMLGRREPGHYGANTLPEIVELLTNQASELGITLDHIQSNAEHELIDAIHQTNADFIIINPAAFTHTSVALRDAILAVDIPFIEVHLSNVHKREAFRHHSYFSDVAVGVICGLGASGYEYALQAAAKSLASS
- a CDS encoding ATP-binding protein, whose amino-acid sequence is MASFLMLVFFSITGAILDSAFSNAAKTAAQEKMQLQILSLISSAEQQGRNLVIPNYQSDPQFNEASSGLYGYVLDRAGKELWRSRSAVLISPRTARPTLPGKQTFGVDDTNPNTELFVATYGTIEESQGKDYQYTFVVMQDNHSYRQSIISYRESLWLWLTVVALLLLATQHLLLSRGLRPLHDLAHHLKEIENGDAQSLSGNYPQELSRLTGNLNRLIDSERQQRERYHQRLGDLAHSLKTPLAVISNAASEPTDELRDIVKEQSSRMDQIVRYQLQRAVVSQQVTSITKVNILEQAKQIKSALDKVYKAKAVMCDIRIPQASVFQGDQGDLLEMLGNFMDNAYKYGAGEVRVTVEDNNESISFIVEDNGVGIDESQREEITRRGARLDTQEHGQGIGMAVVVDIVKGYKGTIEISDSDLLGAKFTATFPKHHY
- a CDS encoding response regulator transcription factor, translated to MRILVIEDEPILQEQLAAILIKQGYAVDCASDGEEGLYQGTEYPYDLAIIDLGLPKIDGIEVIKRLRKDNKNFPILILTARDQWQEKVIGLDSGADDYLTKPFEMDELLARVKALLRRSVGMASATQSFGPLTLDLNAQSIAVDGSEVELTAYEYKVMEYLLTHPHQVISKSVLTEHIYDQDYDRDSNVIEVFVRRLRLKIDPENKILPIETLRGRGYRINPAIANG
- a CDS encoding acyloxyacyl hydrolase → MKLFIKIVCFAVLYLMTHSSSATSINNGYETVDDWPNFPGLKSTSFLSLTNQDVFIGVASAAALSYYLSEYVFEDEQDITFYNFRSGFSQGSGKRIYLNNFGIEKKLSSWFSAGIELNSQYWKDYQTAASGNREGIGGGALAVLRWYPYHFGKASLYAEYTTGLFYSDKRFPFDGTKFTFNHSSHIGIEYHINAKQKLRFGYGNFHQSNNNWIDPNPGSNSNGFAISYSWQSE